The genomic segment CGGGCGACTCGGCCCGCCTCGGCGAAGCCGCTAAACCGGGAGCAAGACGTGTGCCGCGTGGAATGATAGACTGCTGAAACGCACCGACAAATGTATCGGTAAGCCGAAAGACCGTGTGCGGGTGGGCTAAGCGGTCGGTTTCACAAATCCGTGTGGGACTACCGGTTGGTAAGAACGGGGTCAAGCGCCCGGCACCGCCGCACCGCCCACGTTTTCGTTGAGGCCCGGCGCCAGGTGGCCCCAAGCACGGCGGCTTCGTACCTGCAGCGACGTGCACACCGGCTGCGGATGTTGCACGAGTGTCCCTCGCGGTCCCCATGTCCGAGCGGGTGCCCGGCTCGACCGGGCTCCGAACTGCGTGCGCCGGCGGCCCCGTCTCGTAAAGAGGACTGCCCGTGAACCCACCGCCCGTTGCGCGGCCGCAAGTGGCCGTTCTCGCCGGCATCAACGGCGCCGGAAAGACGACGGCGTCGCAGCACCTCTTGCGCGAGGCGCTGCGGGTACCGTCCTTTACCAACGCGGACGCCATCGCCCGCGGTCTCAACGCCTTAGATGTGGAGTCGGTCGCGGTGAAGGCCGGCCGGGTCATGCTCGATCACCTGCACGAACTCGCCGCCGCGCGGCAGAGCTTCGCGTTCGAGACGACGCTATCGGGGCGCGCTTACGCGCCCTGGCTCCGCCAACTGGTTCGGGACGGCTACGCTGTTCACCTGCTCTACTACTGGCTCGAAAGCGCTGACGTGGCCATTAGCCGCGTAGCCGAGCGCGTCCGGGCCGGCGGGCACCACCTTCCGGACGACACCGTTCGCCGGCGGTACGCGCGGAGCGTGCGAAATTTTCTCGAACTCTACCGACCGGTCGTGACGACGTGGCAGGTGTATGATAATACGCACGGGGCTCGGCGGCTGATTGCCTTCAACAACGGTTACTTCGATACGGTTCTCGATCACGATTTGTGGGACCGCTTCCACAGGAGCGCGAACGATGGCGGAACAATCCACTCTGCCGGCGAGTGATCTCATCGACCTCGCCGCAGTGGATCGGGCCCACGCTGCCGCCAACAAGGAGGCTCTGCTCGAACACGCGCGCATGGGGCGACCGGTGTGCGAGGGTCGGGACGGAAAAGTCGTGTGGATCACACCGGCGGAGATCTTCGCCCGGTACGGCCTGGACGAGTTCGGTCGGCCGAAGCCCGAATAGCTCCAACACGTTCGCGGCCCCCGCGTTTACAATAACACCATGAACGCCATTCTGATCGCCGGGGCCGCGCTCGTCGGGCTGCCGATCGTGCTCCACCTCATCATGAAGCAGGAGCCGAAGCGGCTCACGTTCCCGGCGTTCCGGTTCCTCAAACAGAAGCTCAAGACCAACCAGCGCAAGCTCCGCCTCCGGCACTTCGTCCTGCTCGCGATGCGCATGCTCCTCATCGCCCTGTTCTGCCTCACCCTGTACCAGCCCACCTTCAAGAGCGACCGGCTCAACATCCGCGGCGAACAGCCGATCGCCGTCGCCATCGTCATCGACACCACGCCCAGCACGGGCTACGTGGTCAACGAGAGGACACGGCTGGAAGAGGAGCGGCGCCGCGCACTGGAGCTGCTCGACGAGCTACCGGAGAAGTCGCCGGTCGCCGTCATCGACACCGCCGACATGACCGGGCACTGGCTCCCCGACCTCGGCGCCGCACGCCGCCGCATCGAGGAACTGAAGGAAACCCGAGCCGGCCAGCCGGTCAGTTCCGCGGTGGCGGTCGCCTACCAGTTGCTCGCGAAGGTCGATCAGGAGACGGAGGCGACCGAGCCGCTGCCGAAGCTGGTCGCGGTGTTCACGGACCGCACGACGGCCTCGTGGGACCCGGGCCGCACCGAGGACCTGAAGAAGCTCCGCGACACGGTGCCCGACCCGAAACCGGTCGCCGTCGTCATCGATTTCGGCGCGGACGCCCCGGCGAACGTCGGCATCCTGTCCGCGGAGATGAAGCCGCAGGTGATCGCGGCGAACCCGGTGGCGAACGTCACCGTGACCGTGGGCGCGGTCGGCGGGGACCGCCCGCTGGACGTGACCGTGCTGGCGAAACTCGACGGCTCCGGCAAGCCCGAAAGCAAGGCGGTCGTCGTACCGCCGGGCCAGACGCGGGCGCTCCCGTTCGAGTTCCGCGGCCTCAAACCGGGGCTCCATCAGGTCGAGTTCGCCCTCGCGGCGGCCGACAAACTCATGGTCGACAACACCCGCTTCCTCACGTTCAAAGTGGGCGAGGCCCGCCGCATCCTCACCATCACCGACGACAAAGAAGGGGCCGTGTTCTGGCAGCTCGCCCACACGGTGCGGGACGAGTTCAGTTGCCTCGTGGTGGATCCGAACGACGTGCAGTTGGGCGACGGCGGGACGGTCGTGGTGAAGTACGCCCCGGACGCGGCGAAGCCGGACGTGAAAGTGGCCGACGACCTCAGCTCCTTCGAGGTCGTCTGCCTCCTGGACCTGAAGAACCCCAACCTGACGAACCCCAACCGGCCCGGCGACGGCACGCTCTGGGACCGGCTCCGGCCCCAGCTCCGGGCCGGGGGTAAGCTCCTCGTCATGCCGCCGCCGGACACGAACATCGATCTCGACGGGTACAACGCGGCGCTCCCCGACCTCATGCCGGGCCGGCTCACAACGGTTCTGCGCACCAAGGACCTCACCCCGCCGCCGCAGGAGGCGGCGAACTGGCCCGCGCCGCGCGACGGTAAGGGCGGCGTGACCTGGGTGCTGGACGAAAAGGCGCTCAAGCACCCGCTGCTGAAGCCGGTCGAGGAGTGGCGGCAGCAGAAGGCCAACCTCGACTTCCTCGCCGACCCGCGGACCACCAAGAAGTTCTGGAACGTCGAACCGGACAAGGCCGCCACGCCCGTCGTCTATTACAACGACGCCGCCGCACCCGACAAGCGCCACGTGGCCATTCTGGAGCGGCCCGTCATCGACAAGGAGAACCGGGCGCGGGGCAAGGTGCTGCTCCTCACCGTGCGCATGGACGTGATGCCGCCCGACGACGAGTGGCACGACTACTGGGAGCAGAGCTCGACGTT from the Frigoriglobus tundricola genome contains:
- a CDS encoding AAA family ATPase; this translates as MNPPPVARPQVAVLAGINGAGKTTASQHLLREALRVPSFTNADAIARGLNALDVESVAVKAGRVMLDHLHELAAARQSFAFETTLSGRAYAPWLRQLVRDGYAVHLLYYWLESADVAISRVAERVRAGGHHLPDDTVRRRYARSVRNFLELYRPVVTTWQVYDNTHGARRLIAFNNGYFDTVLDHDLWDRFHRSANDGGTIHSAGE
- a CDS encoding BatA domain-containing protein; amino-acid sequence: MNAILIAGAALVGLPIVLHLIMKQEPKRLTFPAFRFLKQKLKTNQRKLRLRHFVLLAMRMLLIALFCLTLYQPTFKSDRLNIRGEQPIAVAIVIDTTPSTGYVVNERTRLEEERRRALELLDELPEKSPVAVIDTADMTGHWLPDLGAARRRIEELKETRAGQPVSSAVAVAYQLLAKVDQETEATEPLPKLVAVFTDRTTASWDPGRTEDLKKLRDTVPDPKPVAVVIDFGADAPANVGILSAEMKPQVIAANPVANVTVTVGAVGGDRPLDVTVLAKLDGSGKPESKAVVVPPGQTRALPFEFRGLKPGLHQVEFALAAADKLMVDNTRFLTFKVGEARRILTITDDKEGAVFWQLAHTVRDEFSCLVVDPNDVQLGDGGTVVVKYAPDAAKPDVKVADDLSSFEVVCLLDLKNPNLTNPNRPGDGTLWDRLRPQLRAGGKLLVMPPPDTNIDLDGYNAALPDLMPGRLTTVLRTKDLTPPPQEAANWPAPRDGKGGVTWVLDEKALKHPLLKPVEEWRQQKANLDFLADPRTTKKFWNVEPDKAATPVVYYNDAAAPDKRHVAILERPVIDKENRARGKVLLLTVRMDVMPPDDEWHDYWEQSSTFFASFPDLLVRYLAGDSADANFNYPTGATVSVPLPRARLGRESKVVLDGPPIISGTDAVIIPGDRQTEIRLGPPKTSVPGNFALSVEKDRVVLWKDGFSTNVPADECNLEKVPVEAIEELVGKDRVIPIDRNTSLRDWLDLALGQPVDLFPWLLLMVLALFVVEGLAANRFYRRPRG